In the genome of Pieris rapae chromosome 6, ilPieRapa1.1, whole genome shotgun sequence, one region contains:
- the LOC110992963 gene encoding uncharacterized protein LOC110992963 isoform X2, whose product MSRWRTCFLLAMLLLLPTRITPREDEEEEDRGDEEEDDEGDDDDEEDEPIEIAPSGRRAPAVLMQTSPRTAVTRTTKRRPLECYVCAYKPESPLRACLDPTKYRVHTMTCHSVDEKCVTSVTSKGNTYEAVVRGCRSGCLGSPDTTCCELNRCNNQAFAMPTVIAPRALAQKNKSDKPLPTSVLFFVTILLLLQTVVKVTFV is encoded by the exons atgagTCGTTGGAGGACTTGTTTTCTCCTGGCGATGTTATTGTTGCTACCCACAAGGATAACACCAAGAGAAGATGAGGAAGAAGAGGA TCGGGGTGATGAGGAGGAAGATGATGAAGGTGACGACGACGATGAGGAGGATGAACCAATAGAAATTGCGCCTTCAGGTCGTAGGGCACCGGCGGTCTTGATGCAGACGAGTCCGCGAACGGCGGTCACAAGAACAACGAAGCGACGACCTTTGGAATGTTATGTTTGTGCTTACAAACCCGAATCCCCCCTGCGGGCTTGTTTGGATCCAACGAAATATAG AGTGCACACAATGACATGTCATAGTGTGGATGAGAAGTGCGTGACGTCAGTCACATCGAAGGGCAATACGTATGAGGCTGTCGTCCGCGGGTGTCGATCGGGCTGTTTGGGCTCTCCGGACACTACATGCTGTGAG CTTAATCGTTGTAACAACCAAGCCTTCGCTATGCCGACAGTGATTGCTCCACGTGCTTTGGCCCAAAAGAATAAATCTGACAAACCGCTACCAACCTCTGTTCTCTTCTTTGTCACAATTCTATTGTTGTTACAGACTGTCGTTAAAGTAACATTTGTATGA
- the LOC110992963 gene encoding uncharacterized protein LOC110992963 isoform X1, translating into MSRWRTCFLLAMLLLLPTRITPREDEEEEEKSSSRGDEEEDDEGDDDDEEDEPIEIAPSGRRAPAVLMQTSPRTAVTRTTKRRPLECYVCAYKPESPLRACLDPTKYRVHTMTCHSVDEKCVTSVTSKGNTYEAVVRGCRSGCLGSPDTTCCELNRCNNQAFAMPTVIAPRALAQKNKSDKPLPTSVLFFVTILLLLQTVVKVTFV; encoded by the exons atgagTCGTTGGAGGACTTGTTTTCTCCTGGCGATGTTATTGTTGCTACCCACAAGGATAACACCAAGAGAAGATGAGGAAGAAGAGGA GAAATCTTCCAGTCGGGGTGATGAGGAGGAAGATGATGAAGGTGACGACGACGATGAGGAGGATGAACCAATAGAAATTGCGCCTTCAGGTCGTAGGGCACCGGCGGTCTTGATGCAGACGAGTCCGCGAACGGCGGTCACAAGAACAACGAAGCGACGACCTTTGGAATGTTATGTTTGTGCTTACAAACCCGAATCCCCCCTGCGGGCTTGTTTGGATCCAACGAAATATAG AGTGCACACAATGACATGTCATAGTGTGGATGAGAAGTGCGTGACGTCAGTCACATCGAAGGGCAATACGTATGAGGCTGTCGTCCGCGGGTGTCGATCGGGCTGTTTGGGCTCTCCGGACACTACATGCTGTGAG CTTAATCGTTGTAACAACCAAGCCTTCGCTATGCCGACAGTGATTGCTCCACGTGCTTTGGCCCAAAAGAATAAATCTGACAAACCGCTACCAACCTCTGTTCTCTTCTTTGTCACAATTCTATTGTTGTTACAGACTGTCGTTAAAGTAACATTTGTATGA